The Phaeodactylum tricornutum CCAP 1055/1 chromosome 8, whole genome shotgun sequence DNA segment AATCAATCGAGGCTGTTCATGTTTTTCTTCCGAATGTCTGGATACTGATATCAAAAGAAAGTGCAGCTCCGGCAGCATGATGCTAATGTCGAAGATTTACCGATAGTAGCTTTCTGCCGGACACGTCTACAAAATTTTCTTCGAGTGATTAGATGGCATGGAGTTTAGATGTTTACTTTGACCAAAATACGGGAGTCGCTTGCGTCGATTCATCTCCACCGTTTTAAAAACGTAAGTGATCCACAACTAACAGCAAGTGCAGCGTCCAAATATATATAAACCATCGCTAGCTATGATCTGGGATACATCGCTTTGTTTTGTGTATTTTAAGTAGTACGCGTTCCGGTCACCATGCAATCTCTGATCCTTACTGCGATGTGAAACGAGTCAAGGAGTCCGAATGGCTTAGGAGTCATCCCCGGAGAACACGAATTCTCGCAGTAGTTGCGGCGCCGAACTTTCGAATAAGATATCATGCAAAAAACGCTCGAGCAAAAACACCTTGAGTGATAGATATCCGGCGTCAAGGCATCGGTACCAGCGTTGGCGTTTTTTGAGCAGCCGCCAGCTTGTAATCGCGTTGGGTAAGTGTTCCGTCTCGGGTTCTTCCGTAACCGCCAAGGGACTCATGTTGGCAATCGCGGAGGCACAGCCTTCGTGCGAGTGCGTGACAATCTGCGCCAAACGTTCAAAATCCCGGTACCGTTTCCACAGCCCTATGGTGTCCCGGATACTCCCCTCCCGGTAAATGACGAGAAATTGTGCATATTTGCCGTACTTTTTCGATTCCACAACTCGATAACTTGCGACACTGATGTTAACGGTATCGACCCCGGCAATGGGACCACTTGGCTCGGCGTAGCGGGGAAAACTTTTGCTCACGGTAGTCCCAAAAACGTTGTCGCCGCGGATTAATACTTTCAAATCGCCATCGCTGGTGGAACCCTTGACAGTTTTGTTTACTACTACCTGCTGACGAGTGTCGTTGTCTGCCCCGTCCGTCAATCGAAATACCAAAGCCGCTTCGGCCGCATCGGTCTGGGGATCTTGTTGCACCGAGATAGATGCGAGGTTGTAGTTGGCCAAATCGCTCCCATCGGCGGTAGATCCTTCAAAGTTACCTTCGGCAAAAGGACTCATGCAAATGGGCGAGGCGGCCGTTAGCACGTCTACCGGAAGGGAGTACTGGACCTGAGATTTTGCAAAGTTCTGGGCCCACATGCGTTCATAGAATGCGCGTTCATCCACAGGCTGAGGTGGACGATTCCCGGCGGTGTATTTCCAAAGTTTCTGATTGCTCAAGGATTCTTCCAACACGTACGTTGGAGCGGTTACAGCCATGGAGGAGTCTGGTAGAAGAACGTATGGAGCCGTGTAAGAACGAGATTTGAAAGGAGAATGTAATCGAGTCGACAGATTGCATAATTACCTTTGTCCATGTGCTTAATCATAGTCGAAACGGGTTCTCCCGAAACTTCCGATACTAATCCTGTCCTGCTCACAGTTGGCGTCTGTTTCTTATCGTGCGCGAAAAGGTGTTCAGAGCTTTGGTGTACGTCTTTGAACCAGCCCCAATCACGACTACTATTTTGACTGCTTGCCCGCCCCAGTGAGCCTGAGCTAGAGTCACCATTAACCGAATCCATACGTTGAAAGTCACTGGCCGTGCGCTTCATACCGGAGGGAATAGATTCGTTCGGCGCCTGGTGTTGTTCCTCTTGCATGCTAGCTTCTTCCATGTCCACATTCTCGTTGGCAGATTCCACTTCGTTGAACGTGTTATCGAAGTTAACTCGTTGGTCTTCCGCTACCGCtgcggcttcttcttcgtcgccaGAAAGACTGGAGTGTGAAACGGC contains these protein-coding regions:
- a CDS encoding predicted protein codes for the protein MRRVISEVDVIPAQHQSNPSGAHHRRGSNNAPSAAIDEAEQPFNCRSENTPLNVVEPEGLQSMDVDEKTGLNYNSSNIRSTSPLITGAPLQMIRRNLSDAVSHSSLSGDEEEAAAVAEDQRVNFDNTFNEVESANENVDMEEASMQEEQHQAPNESIPSGMKRTASDFQRMDSVNGDSSSGSLGRASSQNSSRDWGWFKDVHQSSEHLFAHDKKQTPTVSRTGLVSEVSGEPVSTMIKHMDKDSSMAVTAPTYVLEESLSNQKLWKYTAGNRPPQPVDERAFYERMWAQNFAKSQVQYSLPVDVLTAASPICMSPFAEGNFEGSTADGSDLANYNLASISVQQDPQTDAAEAALVFRLTDGADNDTRQQVVVNKTVKGSTSDGDLKVLIRGDNVFGTTVSKSFPRYAEPSGPIAGVDTVNISVASYRVVESKKYGKYAQFLVIYREGSIRDTIGLWKRYRDFERLAQIVTHSHEGCASAIANMSPLAVTEEPETEHLPNAITSWRLLKKRQRWYRCLDAGYLSLKVFLLERFLHDILFESSAPQLLREFVFSGDDS